A stretch of DNA from Planococcus antarcticus DSM 14505:
TGGAGCTTTGCAAACCTATGCCAGAAATACTAAAGAAGGTGCTTATATTTGGGGTGACATTGATGCTTGGATCAAAAACAATCTACAATGGAAAACCGTTAAACGAACAGAAGATGGACTTCAACTAGCTGAAGGAATCAAACTGCTGAATTTCGGCAGTGGTCATGCCTGGGGAATGCTCGGACTGCAAATTCAACTTCCCGAAACTGGCGGCATTATTCTTGCTTCTGATGCGATTTATACTGCAGAAAGCTTTGGCCCGCCAGTTAAACCACCTGGGATTTTATACGATTCTGTCGGCTATACTTCAGCTGTTGAAAAAATTCGCAGACTTTCACAAGAAACCAATTCAGATGTTTGGTTTGGTCATGATGCCGATCAATTTAAGACTTTCCGCAAATCGACTGAAGGCTATTACGAGTAAATAACTCAATACGAGTTTTGTCTGTAAAAACTCAAAAGCCCTTCGCCCGGGAATGGCAAAGGGCTTTTATATTTTTATGTCCATCTTTCAATAACTGGGCCATTATTACCGAAAACAGGATCCAATTTCGGCAATGGCGTATGTTGTATATCTTCCAATACGTAGGGACGCTCTCCAGGTTCTCCGGTCTTCAGGTTATAGGAGACGCCGCCTGCATAAGCTCCGACAATTTCAAAATCGCCGCTAGCTTCCAGTTTCTTGTGACCGGTTCCCGCAGGCAGCAGCAAAACATCCCCCGCTGCTACTGGTAACGCTTCACCCTGCTCACCCCCAATTTGTAAAGTCGCAGATCCGCTGCGCACCCCTAAGACTTCGTGCGTGTTGCTATGGTAATGGTGGTAACCAAAAACACCGCCGGTCCAGCTGTTTGTCCAATCATGGCTGTTGAACACTGTTTCAATTTCCTGTAGATTTTCTGCGAAGACTGCCGGATAAACAATCACTGCAAGCGAAGGATTGTTCGGAATTGAGCCATCGTCTTCGAATCGAAAAAATTGCGGATTCCACATGTTGTTCAACTCCTTGTCTTTTAAGGAACTTTACCCGCATGGCAACAGAATAATCAAGGATTTTACAAATTATTTTAAGTTTCGAATGAATTTTTCCATTCGATCCATGCCTTCTTCAAGGTCCGTCATGCTACAGGCATAAGAAATTCGTATAAATCCTTCTCCGTAACGTGTAAATGCAGAGCCCGGCACCGCAGCCACACCTCCCTCTTTCAATAACCGCATAGCGAATTCAAAAGAAGTCATGCCGAATTTCTCAATCGAAGGGAAAATGTAAAATGCACCTTTCGGCAAGACAACATCAATGCCCATCGCTGTTAAACGGCTATAAACAAAATCTCTTCGTTGAATATATTCTTTATTCATTTCAGCGGGAACATGGCGCTGATTTTTTATCGCTTCAAATGCTGCAAATTGACCTGGAACAGAAGCGCAAATGGCATTATACTGATGGACTTTCAAGACATGCTTCATATACATTTCCGGCCCCAGCACAAAACCGATTCTCCAGCCTGTCATCGAGTGCGATTTCGATAGACCATGAACTAAGAATGTGCGGTTGCGCAATTTTTCAAAGTGAGCTACAGTAACATGTTTCCCCTCATATGAGTTTTCACTATAAATTTCATCGGTGACGACAAAAACCTGGTGTCTCTCTAGTACAGCGGCGATTTTTTCCAGCTGGGTAGATTCCATTATGACACCTGTGGGATTAGATGGAAAATTCATCAATATCGCTTTAGTCCGACCTGTGAACAAGCTTTCCAACCGCTGCGGATCAGGTTGGAAACCGGTATCTGACATGTCCAAGTAAACCACTTTACCGCCGCATAGCTTAATAATTGGTTCGTATCCGGGGTAGGCAGGAGCAGGTAAAATGACTTCGTCGCCTTCTTCTAAAATTGCTCGAAAAAGAGAATCTAAGCCTTCACTCGCACCATTAGTAACAATGATTTCTGTTTTTGGTTCAAAGTTCAACTCATACGTATCCTGAAAAAAAGAGGCGATTTCTGTCCGTAATTCGAGCAGGCCCGCATTATGTGTATAGGTGGTGTGATTGTTCCGGATAGCCTCAATCGCGGCTTGTTTGACCGCTTCAGGAGTCGGGAAATCAGGCTGTCCAATTGTTAAGTTAATGGCATCTGGAAAATCGGCCAATTGATTTGAAAACTGACGAATGCCCGAAATTTGAATAGATTCGATTCGACTATTGATTGATATGCTCATGAGTGACAACCTTTCTTTTGACTAAGTTTGACAACACAATTTACTCAGACAGTAAACACTGCCGTTATTCATAAAGTCCCGGTAACCATAAAGACAGCGCAGGAATAAATGTGATGATCAATAGACATATTATCATCGACAGCAGGAATGGCAGAACTGCAAAAGCAATCCGTTCAAAGCGGACACCGCCAACACTCGAAGCCACAAATAGATTGACTCCAAGCGGCGGCGTAACAAAACCAATAGCCAAGTTAGCCACAAGGATAACACCAAAGTGAACCGGATCCACTCCGACAGTCACGACAATTGGCAAAAGAATCGGGGTCAGGACAACTAGCGCTGAAATGGTGTCGATAAACATCCCCACCACAAGCAGCAATAGATTAATTGCCAACAGGATAACCAACGGATTGCTCGATAAGGCAATCAAATAATCGGAAATTTCTCCCGGAATCTGTTCGATCGTCATAAAGTACGCAAATGATACCGATAAACCAATAATGATCATTGTGGTGGCATTGATGACGATTGCCTGTCTGAAGCTTTCATAAAGCCCCTTCCAGGATAATTCCTTATAAACAAATTTGCCAATAATTATAGCATATACTACTGCCACAACAGCAGCTTCTGTAGGTGAAAAAATTCCGCCATATATTCCGCCAAGAATGATGACCGGAATCAGCAGAGCCCATTTCGCATCCCAAAAAGTTTTAAGGACGTCCTTAAACTTGAAAGATGATGCTTCTCCAGGCTCAGGTTTATACCCACGCTTTTTGGAAATAAGGTAAGCTGTAAGCAGCAGTCCGGATCCAATAATCAGCCCAGGAATGATGCCCGCTAGGAACATACTGCCGACCGAAACACCCCCGATAACACCATACAGCACAAACGGAATACTCGGCGGAATAATAACGCCGATAGATCCTGCCGCAGCTGCAACT
This window harbors:
- a CDS encoding TRAP transporter large permease, whose translation is MTIALLFGTLFICLFIGVPIAIALGVSALTAIYFGTNLPLSIITQKAFTSLDSFPLLAIPFFMLAGILMGKGGVSKRLLAFASALVGWMTGGLGMVTIVACMFFAAISGSGPATVAAIGSFMIPAMIARNYDGGFASAVAAAAGSIGVIIPPSIPFVLYGVIGGVSVGSMFLAGIIPGLIIGSGLLLTAYLISKKRGYKPEPGEASSFKFKDVLKTFWDAKWALLIPVIILGGIYGGIFSPTEAAVVAVVYAIIIGKFVYKELSWKGLYESFRQAIVINATTMIIIGLSVSFAYFMTIEQIPGEISDYLIALSSNPLVILLAINLLLLVVGMFIDTISALVVLTPILLPIVVTVGVDPVHFGVILVANLAIGFVTPPLGVNLFVASSVGGVRFERIAFAVLPFLLSMIICLLIITFIPALSLWLPGLYE
- the ahlS gene encoding AhlS family quorum-quenching N-acyl homoserine lactonase; the protein is MTGIIKPTPKLYVMDNGTLSMDKNFMISMHNPASVEHPNQPSEMVTFPVYTVLIDHPEGKILFDTACNPNSMGAEGRWGKVTQSLFPIDMPEECYLHNRLDELGVRPEDIKYVVASHLHLDHAGCLELFTNATIIVHEDELNGALQTYARNTKEGAYIWGDIDAWIKNNLQWKTVKRTEDGLQLAEGIKLLNFGSGHAWGMLGLQIQLPETGGIILASDAIYTAESFGPPVKPPGILYDSVGYTSAVEKIRRLSQETNSDVWFGHDADQFKTFRKSTEGYYE
- a CDS encoding cupin domain-containing protein; this encodes MWNPQFFRFEDDGSIPNNPSLAVIVYPAVFAENLQEIETVFNSHDWTNSWTGGVFGYHHYHSNTHEVLGVRSGSATLQIGGEQGEALPVAAGDVLLLPAGTGHKKLEASGDFEIVGAYAGGVSYNLKTGEPGERPYVLEDIQHTPLPKLDPVFGNNGPVIERWT
- a CDS encoding aminotransferase class I/II-fold pyridoxal phosphate-dependent enzyme — encoded protein: MSISINSRIESIQISGIRQFSNQLADFPDAINLTIGQPDFPTPEAVKQAAIEAIRNNHTTYTHNAGLLELRTEIASFFQDTYELNFEPKTEIIVTNGASEGLDSLFRAILEEGDEVILPAPAYPGYEPIIKLCGGKVVYLDMSDTGFQPDPQRLESLFTGRTKAILMNFPSNPTGVIMESTQLEKIAAVLERHQVFVVTDEIYSENSYEGKHVTVAHFEKLRNRTFLVHGLSKSHSMTGWRIGFVLGPEMYMKHVLKVHQYNAICASVPGQFAAFEAIKNQRHVPAEMNKEYIQRRDFVYSRLTAMGIDVVLPKGAFYIFPSIEKFGMTSFEFAMRLLKEGGVAAVPGSAFTRYGEGFIRISYACSMTDLEEGMDRMEKFIRNLK